In Pleurocapsa sp. PCC 7319, the following are encoded in one genomic region:
- the fldA gene encoding flavodoxin FldA: MAKVGLFYGSTTGKTEAAAEEIQSALGGEDVVTLHEIADVSEEFADYDCLIIGCPTWDVGELQSDWEGFYDDELDSVNFSGKKVAYFGTGDQVGYADNFQDAMGILEEKISSLGGTTVGHWSTDGYEHEASRAEKNGKFVGLALDEDNQSELTEGRIQEWTTQLKSEFGL, translated from the coding sequence ATGGCAAAAGTTGGTCTTTTTTACGGTTCTACTACAGGCAAAACAGAAGCAGCAGCCGAAGAAATTCAGTCTGCTTTAGGTGGCGAAGATGTGGTGACATTGCATGAAATTGCTGATGTATCTGAGGAATTCGCCGATTATGATTGTTTGATTATTGGTTGTCCTACATGGGATGTGGGCGAACTTCAGAGTGATTGGGAAGGTTTCTATGATGACGAATTAGATAGTGTTAATTTTAGTGGTAAAAAAGTAGCCTATTTTGGCACAGGCGATCAGGTAGGTTACGCTGATAACTTTCAGGATGCGATGGGAATTTTAGAAGAGAAAATTTCTAGCCTAGGAGGAACTACTGTTGGTCATTGGTCTACTGATGGCTACGAGCATGAAGCATCTAGAGCAGAAAAGAATGGTAAATTTGTCGGTTTAGCTCTCGATGAAGATAATCAATCAGAATTAACTGAAGGCAGAATTCAGGAATGGACGACACAACTCAAATCTGAATTCGGTCTCTAA
- a CDS encoding chlorophyll a/b binding light-harvesting protein, translating into MTAVVAESPNRNKIPDVGWWAGNARLTNLSGKLLGAHIAQASLIVFWAGAMTLFEISQYSPNLPMYEQGLILLPHLATLGIGVGDGSQVVDTYPYFVIGVVHLISSAVLGAGGIYHSLLGAEVLAENDTFAGFFGYDWQDDDKMTTIIGIHLTLLGIGAFLLAFKAMFWGGLFDPTAGDLGQVRIVTDPTVNPITIFGYLFGAAGDRGMAAVNNLEDLVGGHLWVGSLCILGGFWHIGTRPFGWARQVLVYSGEAYLSYSLGAIAYMGFLAAYFCTYNSTAYPEVFYGPVDLIQTDAGVITARGWLATAHFVLALIFLFGHIWHAIRARGKEAGFDFNARNVSLVVSDDPFTGNLKTPLNSSDFSLWLLGNLPFYRPGISPLFRGLEIGMAHGYLLFGPFALLGPQRNAAQANFIGLIGACGLVVILTICLSIYGGVSFKKEWRSEFMTYSTANRNIPDALKTIDGWSQFAAAFLVGGMGGAFFAYLIYDNLDVLKAILAGNI; encoded by the coding sequence ATGACAGCCGTAGTTGCGGAAAGTCCTAATAGAAATAAAATTCCCGATGTAGGTTGGTGGGCAGGAAATGCTCGCCTAACTAATTTATCAGGTAAGTTGCTCGGCGCACATATTGCTCAGGCAAGTTTAATTGTCTTTTGGGCAGGGGCAATGACTCTGTTTGAGATTTCTCAATATAGTCCAAATTTACCAATGTACGAACAGGGGTTAATTTTATTACCCCATCTGGCAACTCTGGGCATTGGGGTAGGTGATGGTAGTCAGGTAGTTGATACCTATCCCTATTTTGTAATTGGAGTAGTCCATTTAATTTCTTCTGCTGTATTAGGTGCTGGTGGAATCTATCATTCCCTTTTGGGCGCAGAAGTTTTAGCGGAAAATGATACTTTTGCCGGTTTTTTTGGCTATGATTGGCAAGACGATGATAAAATGACCACGATTATTGGTATTCATCTCACTTTGCTGGGTATAGGTGCATTCCTACTGGCTTTTAAAGCGATGTTTTGGGGCGGTCTTTTCGATCCGACTGCGGGAGATTTGGGACAGGTAAGGATTGTCACCGACCCGACAGTTAACCCGATAACTATTTTTGGCTATTTGTTTGGAGCTGCTGGCGATCGCGGTATGGCAGCAGTAAATAACCTTGAAGATCTAGTAGGTGGTCACTTGTGGGTTGGTTCTCTGTGTATCCTGGGTGGATTTTGGCACATAGGAACTAGACCCTTTGGTTGGGCGCGACAGGTATTAGTCTATTCGGGAGAAGCTTATCTCTCTTATAGCTTAGGTGCGATCGCCTATATGGGTTTTTTAGCAGCTTATTTCTGTACTTACAACAGCACAGCCTACCCAGAAGTTTTTTATGGTCCAGTGGATCTAATTCAAACTGATGCCGGAGTAATTACTGCTCGAGGTTGGTTAGCTACGGCACACTTTGTCTTAGCATTAATATTTCTTTTTGGTCATATTTGGCACGCTATTCGCGCCAGAGGCAAAGAAGCAGGATTTGATTTTAACGCCCGCAACGTTTCCTTGGTTGTATCAGATGATCCCTTTACAGGTAATCTCAAAACTCCTCTTAACTCTTCCGATTTTAGTCTTTGGTTGCTCGGTAATTTGCCTTTCTATCGCCCAGGTATTTCTCCTCTATTTAGAGGCTTAGAAATTGGTATGGCTCATGGCTACCTGCTATTTGGTCCCTTTGCTCTACTAGGACCCCAAAGGAACGCAGCTCAAGCTAACTTTATTGGTTTAATCGGTGCCTGCGGCTTAGTAGTGATTTTGACAATTTGTCTATCAATCTATGGAGGCGTTTCTTTTAAGAAAGAATGGCGATCGGAGTTTATGACCTATAGCACCGCTAATCGCAATATCCCTGATGCCCTCAAGACAATTGACGGCTGGAGTCAATTTGCTGCCGCCTTCTTGGTTGGTGGTATGGGAGGTGCTTTCTTTGCTTATCTTATTTACGACAATCTAGATGTACTCAAAGCTATATTAGCTGGCAATATCTAG
- the clpB gene encoding ATP-dependent chaperone ClpB, protein MQPTNPQKFTEKAWQAIANAPNIAKQNQQQQVESEHLFKSLIEEEGLASSIFNKADVSVQLLRNKVDQFISSQPKVSNLEGNVFLGRSLDSLLDRAEKYRQEFADDYISIEHLVLGFTQDERWGRKLLKDVGLTEKRLKEIIKQVRGQQKVTDQNPEGKYQALEKYGRDLTQLAREGKLDPVIGRDEEIRRTIQILSRRTKNNPVLIGEPGVGKTAIVEGLAQRIINRDVPESLRDRKLVALDMGALIAGAKLRGEFEERLKAVLKEVTESDGNIIMFIDEIHTVVGAGAAQGSMDAGNLLKPMLARGQLRCIGATTLDEYRKYIEKDAALERRFQSVLVDEPNVIDTISILRGLKERYEGHHGVNIADTALVAAATLSNRYISDRFLPDKAIDLVDEAAARLKMEITSKPEELDEVDRKILQLEMERLSLEKEDNPISKERLEKLEKELADLKEEQSEINAQWQSEKEVIDQIRILKDDINSVNLEIEQAERDYDLNRAAELRYGKLAQLQEQVVEIEQKLAERQTTGKSLLREEVLESDIAEIISKWTGIPLNKLIESEKAKLLNLESELHQRVIGQEEAVTAVADAIQRSRAGLADPQRPTASFIFLGPTGVGKTELAKALAKSLFDTEEALVRIDMSEYMEKHSVSRLVGAPPGYVGYDEGGQLTESIRRRPYSVILFDEVEKAHPDVFNIMLQVLDDGRLTDSQGRTVDFTNTIIIMTSNIGSQYILDVAGDDSQYEEMRSRVMNAMRDNFRPEFLNRIDEIIIFHALLKEQLRNIVQLQVKGLEQRLEDQKLALKISEAGLDYLAELGYDPVYGARPLKRAISRYLETAIAKGILRGDYKGGDTIFVDEEDERLTFKTLSVGMLTK, encoded by the coding sequence ATGCAACCAACCAATCCTCAAAAATTTACCGAAAAAGCTTGGCAAGCGATCGCCAATGCGCCCAATATTGCCAAACAAAATCAACAACAACAAGTAGAAAGTGAACATCTATTTAAATCGCTGATTGAAGAAGAAGGATTAGCTAGCAGTATCTTTAATAAAGCTGATGTTAGTGTTCAGCTACTACGCAATAAAGTTGACCAGTTTATTAGCAGTCAACCCAAAGTAAGTAACTTAGAGGGTAATGTTTTCCTGGGACGAAGTTTAGATAGTCTATTGGATCGTGCCGAAAAGTACCGTCAGGAATTTGCTGATGATTATATTTCCATCGAGCATCTAGTCTTAGGTTTTACTCAGGATGAGCGCTGGGGACGTAAACTACTAAAAGATGTCGGTTTAACTGAAAAAAGGCTTAAGGAAATAATCAAACAAGTGCGCGGTCAACAAAAAGTCACCGATCAAAACCCAGAAGGGAAGTATCAGGCATTAGAAAAGTATGGGCGGGATCTAACTCAACTCGCCAGAGAAGGCAAACTAGACCCAGTAATCGGACGAGATGAAGAAATTCGTCGTACGATTCAGATTTTATCCCGACGGACAAAAAATAACCCCGTTTTAATTGGTGAACCCGGAGTAGGCAAGACAGCTATTGTCGAAGGATTAGCCCAAAGGATTATCAATCGAGATGTTCCTGAATCTTTACGCGATCGCAAGTTAGTCGCTTTAGATATGGGTGCATTAATCGCCGGGGCTAAATTACGCGGTGAATTTGAAGAACGTTTAAAAGCAGTTCTCAAGGAAGTCACAGAATCCGACGGCAATATCATTATGTTCATTGATGAAATTCATACCGTTGTTGGTGCAGGAGCGGCACAAGGCTCTATGGATGCGGGGAACCTGCTCAAACCGATGTTAGCCAGGGGGCAACTACGCTGTATTGGAGCGACTACCCTAGATGAGTATCGCAAGTATATTGAGAAAGATGCTGCTCTAGAAAGACGTTTCCAGTCAGTTCTAGTAGATGAACCGAACGTAATTGATACCATCTCAATTTTACGAGGACTCAAAGAACGTTACGAAGGACATCATGGTGTCAATATTGCTGATACTGCTTTAGTTGCGGCGGCTACTTTGTCAAATCGCTATATTAGCGATCGCTTTTTACCCGATAAAGCGATCGACTTAGTGGATGAGGCGGCGGCGAGACTGAAGATGGAGATCACTTCTAAACCAGAGGAATTAGATGAAGTAGATCGCAAAATTCTGCAACTAGAGATGGAAAGACTATCTTTGGAAAAAGAAGATAATCCTATCTCCAAAGAGAGACTAGAAAAGCTAGAAAAAGAACTAGCCGATCTCAAAGAAGAACAATCAGAAATTAATGCTCAATGGCAGTCAGAAAAAGAAGTCATTGACCAAATTCGTATCCTTAAGGACGATATCAACAGTGTAAACCTGGAAATTGAACAGGCAGAAAGAGACTACGATCTCAACCGAGCTGCAGAACTGCGTTACGGTAAACTAGCTCAATTGCAGGAACAAGTAGTAGAGATTGAGCAAAAACTGGCTGAAAGGCAAACTACAGGTAAATCTCTCCTGCGGGAAGAAGTATTAGAGTCGGATATTGCCGAAATTATTTCTAAGTGGACGGGAATACCCCTCAACAAATTAATTGAGTCGGAAAAAGCCAAGTTATTGAACCTGGAATCAGAGTTACATCAACGAGTTATCGGACAAGAGGAAGCTGTAACCGCTGTTGCTGATGCTATTCAGCGTTCTCGGGCTGGACTAGCCGATCCCCAGCGTCCTACTGCCAGCTTTATTTTCTTAGGACCAACTGGGGTAGGTAAAACAGAACTAGCCAAGGCTTTAGCTAAAAGTCTATTTGATACTGAGGAGGCATTAGTCCGCATTGATATGTCGGAATACATGGAAAAACATTCAGTTTCACGTCTGGTTGGGGCACCTCCAGGGTACGTAGGCTATGACGAAGGTGGACAATTAACCGAATCTATTCGCCGCCGTCCCTACTCTGTAATTCTGTTTGATGAGGTTGAAAAAGCCCATCCGGATGTCTTTAACATCATGTTGCAAGTCTTAGATGATGGACGATTAACTGATTCTCAAGGACGTACAGTGGACTTTACTAATACGATCATTATTATGACCAGTAATATTGGTTCTCAGTACATCTTGGATGTAGCCGGAGATGATAGTCAGTACGAAGAGATGCGATCGCGGGTGATGAATGCCATGCGAGATAATTTCCGTCCTGAATTTCTCAACCGAATTGACGAGATCATTATCTTCCATGCTCTGCTTAAAGAACAGTTACGCAATATTGTTCAGTTACAGGTTAAAGGTCTCGAACAACGTCTTGAAGATCAAAAACTTGCTTTAAAAATCTCCGAGGCTGGCTTAGATTACCTGGCTGAATTGGGTTACGATCCTGTGTATGGCGCACGACCTCTCAAACGTGCTATCTCTCGCTATCTGGAAACAGCGATCGCGAAAGGAATATTGCGCGGGGACTATAAAGGGGGTGACACTATTTTTGTCGACGAGGAAGATGAAAGATTAACTTTTAAAACCCTTTCGGTTGGGATGTTGACCAAATAA
- a CDS encoding GGDEF domain-containing phosphodiesterase: protein MKSGLVEQSLGHYLFEGIFLPSIDNELNQEKNLLNATEVEFVKDQQLLKALEDSETRYTLATQITNDGLWDWNLSSNQIYFSSRWKSMVGCREQEIRNNPIEWFVRVHATDIEKLKRNLLACRQGKIPQFEMEYSLLHQDGEYRLMHCKCIGVSDASGSINRLIGSQTDITERRQIENQLNYESEHDKLTRLPNRQLFIQHLTELSHLEPHPDYMFAVLFLDLDHFKNVNNNFGQSIGDRLLVKIVHKLQSCLRSQDLIARLGSDEFAILLFGFTHVSLPSEVACRIQQELSLPIRVEDHSILITASIGISSNHHSSLQQIGDESYNLVESLQNAEIAMNQAKAQGKACHVVFERSLYLQSIEQSQSENELREAIEQEQFELYYQPIIKLVDRQLVGFEALIRWQHPIKGLITPTNFIPLAENTGLIIPIGWWVLRSACQQMAAWQKQYPSSESLFISVNISSQQFSQPYGGHIIAQILAETGLNPRCLKLEITESEVMENVDVVLNTVEQLKSLGIQLSMDDFGTGYSSLSHLHCLPVDTLKIDRSFVQNIESDRSKLELVKTVIKLAEVFELDLIAEGIETEQQCDQLLELQCEYGQGFLFSKPISKLKAKSLIETKTLRV, encoded by the coding sequence ATGAAATCTGGTTTAGTAGAACAATCTTTAGGTCACTATCTATTTGAAGGTATTTTTCTTCCTTCAATTGATAATGAGTTAAACCAAGAGAAAAATCTTCTCAATGCTACTGAGGTGGAATTTGTCAAAGATCAACAACTTTTAAAAGCTCTAGAAGATAGTGAAACAAGATATACTTTGGCTACCCAAATAACTAATGATGGTCTTTGGGATTGGAATTTAAGCTCTAATCAGATTTACTTTTCTTCCCGTTGGAAATCAATGGTTGGTTGTCGGGAACAAGAAATTAGAAATAATCCCATTGAGTGGTTTGTTAGAGTTCATGCCACGGATATAGAAAAGCTCAAGCGCAATTTACTCGCCTGTCGGCAAGGTAAAATTCCTCAATTTGAAATGGAATATTCTCTACTGCATCAAGATGGAGAATATCGTTTAATGCACTGTAAATGTATTGGTGTCAGTGATGCTTCAGGCTCAATTAATCGTCTAATTGGATCGCAAACAGATATTACTGAGCGCAGGCAGATAGAAAATCAGCTTAATTACGAATCCGAACACGATAAACTCACAAGATTGCCCAATCGTCAGCTATTTATCCAACATCTGACAGAATTATCTCATTTAGAACCGCATCCAGATTATATGTTTGCGGTCTTGTTTTTGGATCTAGATCATTTTAAAAACGTCAATAACAATTTTGGTCAGTCAATTGGCGATCGTTTATTAGTTAAAATTGTTCACAAGCTTCAATCCTGTCTGAGAAGTCAAGATCTAATCGCTAGATTAGGCAGTGACGAGTTTGCGATTCTATTATTTGGTTTTACTCACGTCAGTCTGCCCTCAGAAGTAGCCTGTCGTATTCAACAAGAACTATCGCTACCGATTCGAGTTGAAGATCATTCAATCTTAATTACTGCCAGTATTGGCATTTCTTCTAATCATCATAGTAGCCTTCAGCAAATAGGTGATGAATCATACAATCTAGTTGAATCATTGCAGAATGCCGAAATTGCTATGAATCAAGCTAAAGCCCAAGGTAAAGCTTGTCATGTAGTTTTTGAACGTTCATTATATTTGCAAAGTATTGAACAGTCTCAGTCAGAAAACGAACTGCGCGAGGCGATCGAACAAGAACAGTTTGAATTATACTATCAACCAATTATTAAGTTAGTCGATCGTCAGTTAGTAGGTTTTGAGGCTTTAATCCGTTGGCAACACCCAATTAAAGGCTTAATTACTCCTACCAATTTCATTCCCTTAGCAGAAAATACAGGACTAATAATACCCATTGGCTGGTGGGTTTTGCGTTCTGCTTGCCAACAAATGGCAGCTTGGCAAAAACAATATCCTAGCTCGGAATCTCTATTTATTAGCGTTAATATTTCTAGTCAACAGTTTTCTCAACCCTATGGTGGTCATATTATTGCTCAAATTCTGGCAGAAACCGGTTTAAACCCTCGTTGTCTCAAATTGGAAATTACCGAAAGCGAAGTTATGGAGAATGTTGATGTTGTCCTCAATACGGTTGAGCAACTGAAAAGCTTGGGAATTCAGCTTTCGATGGATGATTTTGGCACTGGTTATTCTTCTCTGAGTCATCTACATTGTTTACCAGTAGATACCCTAAAAATCGATCGCTCCTTTGTGCAAAACATTGAAAGCGATCGCAGTAAATTAGAATTAGTCAAAACAGTTATTAAACTGGCGGAAGTTTTTGAACTAGACTTAATTGCTGAAGGTATTGAAACAGAACAACAGTGCGACCAGCTACTAGAATTGCAATGTGAATATGGACAAGGATTTTTATTCTCTAAACCAATATCTAAACTCAAGGCTAAGTCTTTAATTGAGACTAAAACCTTGCGGGTCTAA
- a CDS encoding Dps family protein — protein sequence MSVAEDLLRPFGHVEDNPVLLDKSVTEPVCEGFNSALASFQGLYLQYQKHHFVVEGSEFYSLHEFFEESYGDVQGHVHDIAERLNGLGGIPAASFTKLAELCCFEPEADGVYNERQMVEHDLAAEQEIIKLLRRLAAQAESLGDRATRYLYEQILLKTEERAYHLHHFLVHDSLTLAFVGNKAN from the coding sequence ATGTCTGTAGCAGAAGATTTGTTGCGTCCCTTTGGACACGTAGAAGATAATCCCGTATTACTAGATAAAAGCGTCACAGAACCAGTATGCGAAGGGTTTAATAGTGCTCTTGCGAGTTTTCAAGGTTTGTACTTACAGTATCAAAAGCATCACTTCGTTGTAGAAGGTTCAGAATTTTACTCATTACACGAGTTTTTTGAAGAAAGTTACGGAGATGTACAGGGGCATGTTCATGATATTGCCGAAAGGCTGAATGGTCTGGGAGGAATTCCTGCTGCTAGCTTTACCAAATTGGCTGAATTGTGTTGTTTTGAACCAGAAGCTGATGGAGTCTACAATGAACGTCAGATGGTAGAACACGATCTGGCAGCAGAACAAGAAATTATTAAGCTGTTACGTCGTTTAGCTGCTCAAGCCGAAAGTTTGGGCGATCGCGCTACTCGTTATCTTTATGAGCAGATCTTGCTCAAAACCGAAGAAAGAGCCTATCACTTACATCATTTCCTAGTTCACGACAGTTTAACCTTGGCTTTCGTAGGAAATAAAGCTAACTAA
- a CDS encoding alpha/beta fold hydrolase, with protein MSKSTTRVWINANPSFKYFDGRVVRNLSRQGTLAYWEYCQNQDEASSIDIALNLLQDYLATISEPVDLIGHGTGGVLGLLYTRLYPRKVKSLTLISVGFNPATDWQAHYYQMRKLLPCSQERLLSRMVQMMFGVQDRANTLNLIKVLQQDLVTAPSLHSLYQQYSIPIGGVSVPLMVCGSKNDGIVDLPALSRWSECLRKEDRMLIVPFGNHFPHYFFPEYTAEQILQFWQHVELYSGNISLEAIK; from the coding sequence ATGTCTAAATCAACTACCAGAGTTTGGATCAACGCCAATCCCAGTTTTAAATATTTTGATGGCAGGGTAGTACGTAATCTTTCTCGGCAAGGGACTCTAGCCTACTGGGAATATTGCCAAAATCAAGATGAGGCAAGCTCTATAGATATTGCTTTAAATTTACTACAGGATTATTTGGCAACTATATCAGAACCAGTCGATTTGATTGGTCATGGAACAGGTGGAGTGCTGGGCTTGCTTTATACCCGTCTATATCCCCGTAAAGTCAAATCATTAACGTTGATATCTGTGGGTTTTAATCCCGCCACCGATTGGCAAGCTCATTATTACCAAATGCGAAAATTATTGCCTTGCAGTCAAGAGAGACTACTGTCACGCATGGTACAAATGATGTTTGGCGTTCAAGATCGAGCAAATACTCTAAATTTAATCAAAGTATTGCAACAAGATCTTGTTACTGCCCCTAGCCTTCACTCTCTCTATCAGCAATATTCTATTCCTATTGGAGGAGTTTCAGTACCTTTAATGGTGTGTGGGAGTAAAAACGATGGAATTGTCGATCTTCCTGCACTTAGCAGATGGTCAGAATGTCTTCGTAAAGAAGATCGAATGTTAATCGTACCATTTGGGAATCACTTCCCCCACTATTTTTTCCCCGAATATACGGCTGAACAGATTTTGCAATTTTGGCAGCATGTTGAACTTTATTCCGGTAATATTTCTCTGGAAGCTATTAAGTAA
- a CDS encoding sugar phosphorylase produces the protein MQKFNYSTLEQRTHNTTNFQSFSLRVKPLLGKIYEDRQTVDRLVGQIFSIIQEHFHDFATENLDKWSQDDVVMITYGDSICAQDEKPLVTLKRFSRYLQETITGIHILPFCPYSSDDGFAVIDYLQVDSQLGDWEDVEAIAQKFDLMADLVLNHVSSECIWFKQFQQGIKPGCDYFIEAEPQVALSAVVRPRSTPLLVKVNTAHGKKNVWATFGPDQIDLNYANPDVLLEVIKIILFYVQKGTKYIRLDAVGYLWKCLGTPCIHLPQTHALIKLFREITQMLNPDVALITETNVPNRENLSYFGNRDEAHLIYNFSLPPLILNALLQGKSDHLKTWMMSMPPAPMGCAYFNFTASHDGIGLRPTEGLLSEDEYETMLRMMEQFGGKISMRQKSDGTESPYEINISLFDALKGTAQGEDEWQIERFLCSQTIMMALEGIPAFYIHSFLATPNDYAGVAKTGRNRSINRHKWSYEELEPKLNDPNSTQTIVMSEMSRRIQIRRRQPAFHPNATQYTLHPMNSSLFAFWRQSIHRDQSIFCISNLSDRTQELHLSDINLICIDPWHDLLSGQIIEDIGDRFILQPYQCAWITNQEFNS, from the coding sequence ATGCAGAAGTTTAATTATTCTACTCTGGAGCAGCGAACACACAACACCACAAATTTTCAAAGCTTTTCGCTCAGAGTCAAGCCTTTGTTAGGAAAAATTTATGAAGATCGACAGACAGTTGATAGATTAGTAGGGCAAATATTTTCCATAATTCAAGAACATTTTCATGATTTCGCGACCGAAAATTTAGACAAATGGAGTCAGGACGATGTTGTCATGATTACCTACGGCGATAGTATCTGCGCTCAGGATGAAAAACCATTAGTTACTCTAAAACGTTTTTCTCGGTATTTACAAGAAACTATTACAGGAATTCATATCTTACCTTTTTGTCCCTACAGTTCTGATGATGGATTTGCCGTAATTGACTATTTGCAGGTTGATTCCCAACTAGGGGATTGGGAGGATGTAGAAGCTATTGCCCAGAAGTTTGATTTAATGGCGGATTTGGTTCTTAATCATGTTTCTAGCGAATGTATCTGGTTTAAGCAATTTCAACAGGGAATTAAACCAGGATGTGACTATTTCATAGAAGCAGAACCTCAGGTAGCTCTTTCGGCAGTAGTACGTCCTCGCAGTACACCATTATTGGTTAAAGTAAATACTGCTCATGGAAAAAAGAATGTTTGGGCTACTTTTGGTCCCGATCAAATAGATCTTAACTATGCGAATCCAGATGTTTTGCTCGAAGTTATCAAAATAATTCTCTTTTACGTTCAAAAAGGTACTAAATATATTAGGCTGGATGCCGTTGGCTATTTATGGAAATGTCTTGGTACTCCCTGCATTCATTTGCCGCAAACCCATGCTTTAATTAAATTATTTCGGGAAATCACTCAAATGTTAAATCCCGATGTTGCTCTTATTACAGAGACTAATGTGCCTAATCGAGAAAACTTAAGCTATTTTGGCAATCGTGATGAGGCGCATCTAATTTATAATTTCAGTCTGCCACCTTTAATTCTCAATGCTTTATTACAGGGCAAATCAGATCATTTAAAAACTTGGATGATGAGTATGCCCCCTGCTCCTATGGGTTGCGCCTATTTTAATTTTACTGCTTCTCACGATGGTATCGGTTTACGTCCCACAGAAGGGCTGTTATCTGAGGATGAATACGAAACTATGCTGAGGATGATGGAGCAGTTTGGGGGCAAAATTAGCATGAGGCAAAAGTCTGATGGCACAGAAAGCCCCTATGAAATTAATATTTCTCTGTTTGATGCTCTGAAGGGAACTGCTCAAGGTGAAGACGAGTGGCAGATTGAGCGGTTTCTTTGTTCTCAGACTATCATGATGGCTTTAGAGGGAATTCCAGCATTTTATATTCATAGTTTCTTAGCAACTCCTAATGATTATGCTGGTGTGGCAAAAACAGGGCGTAATCGATCGATCAATCGTCATAAATGGAGTTATGAAGAGTTAGAGCCAAAACTCAATGACCCCAACTCAACCCAAACAATTGTGATGAGTGAAATGTCACGGCGCATTCAAATTCGCCGTCGTCAGCCTGCTTTTCATCCTAATGCTACTCAGTACACCTTACATCCCATGAATAGCTCTCTGTTTGCTTTTTGGCGGCAAAGTATACATCGCGATCAGAGTATTTTCTGTATTAGTAATTTGAGCGATCGCACTCAAGAACTTCATCTCTCAGATATTAACCTCATTTGTATTGACCCCTGGCACGATCTTCTTAGTGGTCAAATTATTGAAGACATCGGAGATAGATTTATACTCCAACCTTATCAATGTGCTTGGATTACTAATCAGGAGTTTAATAGCTAG